CCTCAAAGAGGCTTTAGCCCCGACCTCATAGCTAACTAGCGGAGATTGCTTCGCCTTCGGCTCGCAATGACAAATCCGGTATCCCTCATACTTTTTAGTGATTAGCACTCAAGAACAATACACCCCCCGAACCACCAACCACTGTTTACTAACCACTTTTCAGGCTCCAGGCGCGAGGCGCGAGGCACGAGGAGAGAGCGGTGAGCGACAACAACTTTTTCTCTCGTCTATCCCTAACCACCAACCACTAACCACTGTCTACTTCCTACTTCCCACTTCCTACTTCCTACCATCAACCTCATATCTCTCCGGCGCTTTACTCATGAACCGTCGATGCGTAAAGCCGTACCAAAGCGTCGGGTTTTGGGCAATGCGCTCCCCAAGCCATTCGTTGTACGATTCCATCACAGATTCCCTCTGGATTTCAACCGCATGCAAGACCTTCGTCGCATTCCCCCGTTCCTCCATCCAGCAAACGAAAACGGGCGTTTCGGGGCGATGCTTCAGCAAAAATTCCGGGAGCGGATTGTTGCAAACAGGCTTCCCCAAAAAAATTCCGTCGGTCGCACTCGGGATGCGACTATCCTGGTCGGCGAGCAAACAAAATAATTTGCCCTCATCCAACAATCGCAAAAACTCGCGAGGAGTACGGGCATCGACCGAATAACGGTAACCATCTACCGCACGGATGCGTCCTTCCAGAATACGATTGAGCCACGCCGGCTTCACGGGAATATAGCTCGCCTTGAGCGGAATTCCCAAGCAACAGAGCCACGGTCCGATTGCTTCGTAGTTGCCGTAGTGGGCGGTCAGGAAAATTCCTCCCCCGCGCATCTTGTCGAGGACTTCTGCCGAACCTTCGGCAATATCAAAATTCCAGCCGTCAACACGGCAGGGGTACGCAGAAAGTGCCGCAGGCAGACGTTTGAACATTCCGAAACGGAACAGGAGTTCGCCCGCATGGCGGGTCAAGTTTTTCAGAAGTTTGTCGTAATCGGGGATGCAGTTCAAAGCAGACGACACGTGCTTCGCATTGGCAAGAAACGTCTTCCGCTTCCAGCCAGCAAGTTTGAGCACCGTGTAAGCCACCCGCGCAAAGACCGCAGCGGCAATTCTTCCCTTGAAAAACATAGCGGATAAAAAAATACGAAAAATTTCTAAATTGCCAGTCAGAGGTTATTATGATTAGCGAAAAAAGCGGTAATGAATCCGAACGCGTGCAGCAAAGCGCATTCATCCAAGACGAGCCTGAAAATATCTGTCGCGGCAAGAGCACCATTCTCTGGACAAAGATTCTTCTCGTTTTCACCGTCATCACCGGATTATTCACCGAATACATCATTCACGTATTCGAGCCCTTCACGGAAATTTCAAATGGTTCAACCTCGATTCAACCTCCCCACCTGACCGATATTCTCGCCGGACTTTTATTCCTGTTCCTGCTTTTTTGCTTCGGCATCGTGTCGCTCGTGGTCATTTATAAATTCTGCAAATGGCTCTACCACTCCATCAAGTTCTTGCGCAAATACACATCGACCCAATTTTCCCCCGGCGCAGCCGTCTTCTGCACAATGATTCCATGGATCTGCGGGTTCCTTGACTACTTCATCTTCAAAGACATTCTCGCAAAGCAGGAAAAAGTTCTTACGGCAAAGGGCGAAAAATTCACTCCGCTCGACAAGAAAATTCTAACGTCAATTCCCATATTGACCGCGCTGATTTTCATTCCTACCCTATTGAGCAATATCGCTTCCGCGCGGATAGCGAGTATCGTCCTATTCGCCTTTTGTGTCGGAGCCTATATCAGGGCCATCTCGGCAATCATCGAGAACGAGAAATCGCTACATGCCATGCGCGAACGCGAAATCGTGGACCACAAAGTGGACGAAATCATGAGGCAACGAGGCATCGTCTAGACGGAACTTAAAATCAAGGACTGACTGAAGAGCCCATTCGTTCCCTACGTATAACATTGTCAAGACAATAGCGTTTACCCGCCCGAAATGGGCCGAAGAATGCGGAAAAGTATAGGAAATCGCACCAAAGCGCAACATTTTTTTTGTTTGAAGCCGACAAATGAAGTCTTTTTGTAAGAAAAATTGTATTTTAAGAAGAAACCAAAAATGATTCATTATGAGATTCCTACTCACAGGCCTAGTCTTACTATTTGTTGCATGCAGCAACAGTTCTTCCGAATTTTTAGATGAAACGGAAATCTCGTCGGAATCGTCCAGTTCCGAAGTTTCTATAGAATCCTCCAGTTCCGAAATCTCTATAGAACCATCCCTCGAAATGGAGGGGATGATTGCAGTCCATGGCGATGTGGTGACACTCGGCAGCAACGATGCCAAGTACAGGCCTTCGGAACGCCCCGCCATGAAGGTTCGCTTGGATTATGATTACTTCCTCGGCATACACGAAGTAACCTGCGGGGAATACCGTAAACTCGCAAAGAAGGCAAAACTCAAGGATTTCGGCAAGTGCGAGAACGACAGTCTGCCACTCTCCGATGTATCCTATTACGATGCGGTTCTCTTCGCAAACGCCAAGAGCAAGTCCGAAAGCAAAGACACGGCCTACACCTACAATGGTGTGGAATACGACAGCGAAGGCCACTGCACGAACCTGGATGCTTTCATGTTCCACCCTGAAACGGACGCATACCGTCTGCCGACCGAAGCGGAATGGGTGCATGCAGCATCGCAGGGCTGGAATCCTGAGAAGTTCAGCTGGAACGCCAGCAACTCGCAATACCATGCGCACACCGTCTGTAGTGCCGGTACAGATACTCTCGGGTTCTGTGACCTCGCGGGCAACGTGAAGGAGTGGGTAAACGACTGGGCCGGCGTTTTCTTTGACACGACTGTTACGAATTATCTAGGTGCACCCGACGGCGGAGACCTCAACGAGCGCGTGCTGAAGGGAGGCTACTTCTCGGAAAAGGCTTCCGAAATGAACGTCGTCGCCCGCGGAGACGACTACACCGTAGAAGCCTCTAGCCGCGCCGAACGCATTGGGTTCAGGCTCGCCTACGGCCACATTCTGTCCCCCATATGGCTCGATGCCACCGGACACGCAAAGAAAAGCATTATCACGCCACTGGCCAACATGGAATCGTTGAAGGCCTATACCGGAACGTACAAAACGATTCTAGCCTTCCGTAACGACATCAGCGGGGACCTCGCCTACATTGACTACAACGATGGCGGCATGGCCGTAACAGAAATTGAGGACACACTGGAAGTCTATCATCCGGACATTTCTCCCGATGGCATGCTCGTTGCCTTCTGCACCAAGCCCGAAGGCATCGCTGGTAAATCTGCGCTGTATGTGCGTGACTTGAATCCCGAAGGAAGCCACCTCGTAAAACTCAATGTCAAGAGCGCCGCCATCCCGCGATGGCGAGTCCTCAAGAACGGAGACACAGTCATCGTCTACGTGACCGACGCAGGGAGCAACAAGGATGAGTCGGCCTTTAGCGCAACCTCCACATGGCAAGTCAAGTTCGCCAATGGCAAGTTCGGTACGCCGAAAAAACTCTTCGACGGGGCATTCCACGGAGGCATTAGCGAAGACAACACACTTGCCGTTACAGGTGCAAGACTACTGCGAGCCCGCATCGCCAATTCCGGCTCCTCGCTCACCGAAAAAGCCCGCAACACCATCTGGTACGACAGCGAGCAGGCCTGCAATGCATCGCTCGCACAGGATGGCAGCAAGCGTACCGCCTTCCTCGACTTCGGCGGAAAACCCGGTCGGAAATTTGCCGGAGAAAGCTACGCCACGCACGAGCGCATCCTGATTGCCGACAGCAACGGAAAGTTGATACAAACCATCAAGGCTCCTGCAGGCTATACCTTCGACCACAGCGAATGGGCAAGTGACGGAGCGACTTCGAACCTCGTCGCGACACTCACGAATGTAGATGGTGCGCATAAGAAAATCGTGCTCGCAAGCCCTTCCGACAGCAGCATCCTGGAACTTGCCGAAGGGGAAGAACTCTGGCATCCGTGCCTGTGGGTGAAGAAAGTAAACACATCTTCCTCGGAAACCTCATCCGTTTCAAATATCCCTGATATTCCAAACTCATCTAACTCCTCGGATTCATCAAATATCCCCGAGTCCTCCAATACCTCGGATACCCCAGATTCATCGAACACCTCGGGTTCTTCGGACATCCCCGATTCCACGAATACATCGGATCCCACGGATACGGACGAAGAAATTTTCAAACTTGATCCCGATAGCGCAGGCATCTATTACAATTCTTCGGGCGCAAGCCCTAACGCTCTAGAATATCGCTACAAGTTGGAATTGTTGTGGCAATATAGAGATTCAATCAATGTCGTGATTTTTGGATCGTCGCGAGCCCTGCGAGGCGTAGCTCCAATTGAATTTGACAAACCCGTTTTTGCCGTCAACATGGCAATCTCTGCAACCGTCATCAACGCCCACAGTCCCTTGTTCTATAATTATGTATTACCTCATTGCAAAAAATTGAAGGCTATCGTTCTTTCACTTGATTTGGACAGAAGCTCTAATGACGGCAAAAACAACAAAAACATGTTTTATGAGGCATACAAGTCCTACCCGGGACATGTTTATGATATGAATCATAACTACTGGAAGGATTACTTTCCGCCTAAATTAGCTTCGATGACATATGAAGCCCCAGGCCGACGGGATATGGCAGAAAACTTTAGACCTACGAGAGGGTTCAAAAGCAACATGGCTCATGGGTGGGGAGAACCGGTAATTTCGGACGATTCCTGCTGGATGGATAAAAGGAAATCTTCCTTCCGCAAAAACTTTGACCTATTTGTCGAATTACTCAAGACATGCAAAGAAAAGAACATCTATGTGATAGGGGTACTTTTCCCGATGAATCCGAAGTATGCAGAAACGGGAGCTTATGGATATGCCGGGCTCAGGAGAAGCGAGGTCCCGGCCGTTATCCAAGAAATCGCTGATTTGCAAAAGACATATCCGAATTTCATTCTGATGGACGAAAATAAGATGGGAAACCATGACTATACAGATGACATGGCGGATGACTACAATCATTTAAGCCAAACTGGAGCGGTCCAAATGACCCACCGCATCGATTCCCTCCTCAAAACTTTGAACATTAATTTTGGTGACTAAAACGACAAACAAATCTTTTTCAAGAAAAAATGTATTTTTGAAGTAATTATGAGTGAAAACTGTCTTTTCTGCAAAATCATCAAGGGTGAAATCCCTTCCAAGAAAATCTACGAAGACGACGACGTGTTCGCCTTCTACGATATCGCCCCCCAAGCACCGGTACATTTCCTCGTGGTGCCCAAACGCCACATTTCGACCATCATGGACATGAAGCCCGAAGACTGCGAGCTCGTGGGCAAGATGCTCTACCGCGCCCAGATTATCGCGAAGGAGCTCGGCCTCGAAGAAAACGGAGCACGCTTCGTGTTCAACTGCAAGGCCGATGCCGGACAGACCGTATTCCACATCCACCTGCATGTGGTCGGCGGACAAGTCATGGGCTGGCCACCGTTCCCGAAGGAGTAATCAGGTCGCTCCCTACGGTCGCTTCGAGGCACGTGGCTCGAGGTTCGAGGAGCGAGCAGTGAGCAATGAGCAGTGGGCTGCGAGGATTCAAAAGACAAGTAAGCAGTTAAAGGTCAAACTCGTAGTTCACTCCCCTAACCACGAACCACTGTTTACTAACCACTCTTTACCTCATACCTCAAAGGGGCTTTAGCCCCGACCTCACGGCACATCTATGATCAAGTCCCGCGCCATAGTCCTGCATCGCTACGCCTACAGCGATTCGAGCTGGATCGTCAAGGCCCTCACGGAAGAAGTCGGCATCGTCTCCTTCATCGTAAAAGGAGGCAAGCGGAAGGAATCCCCCTTCAAGGGAGCGCTCGACCCACTCGCCCTGAGCGAGGTCGTTTTTCGGCAGAACCCGAATGCCGAACTGCAGTTCATCAAAGAAGCGACACTCATCGAATGGAGAAAAAACCTTCGCGAAGACCTGCTCGCCCTCGCAAAAGCGCAAGTCATGGCAGAAATCCTCTTGCGTTATGCTCCGCAAGGAGTTCCGTTGCAATCGGAGTTCATGTTACTAGAGCAAGCGACAAGTGAACTCGACCAGACAGGAACAAATGCACTCCACGACAATCAGGGCAACTACGACACCTCTACAGATTTAACGCAAGCGCAAATCCCGAAATCAAACATTTTCGCCCGATGGCTGCTCGACACCTGCGAAGCATGGGGATACTCTCTCGACCTCGCCACATGCAGCCGCTGCGGAAAAATTCTAGACGCACCGCCGGCAGACTTCATTCCCGAAACAGGCGCCGTCATCTGCAAAGATTGCATCGGCACGGGAATGGCACACATGCGCGAAGAGACCTCGCTTGGAATTTGGAACTTGTTGACCAACAACAAGATAACACACTCGCAATATGTCGAGAACGCACTCCTCTCCTACCTGCGCAAGCACATCGGCTTCCTCAAGGAAATCAAGTCGCTCCAGTTCCTGAACGAAACCCGCAAACTCTTCAGCAACTAATATATACCACTATATATATAGTGACATCATCCAAAACATTACAGCATTCAGCATCATTGCATTCCCAAACATTCAGCAATTCAGCATCCCCTAAGCAATCGCGAGAACACCCTCAAGTCTCAAAGATATTTTCTAAGCGTCTTGAGAATGGAGCGTCGGCCCCTCCCGCATCATCTTTTTTACTATTTTTTGTAAAACAAAAAAGAAGGTTCTCATGTTAACTCCAGAAGATCTCAAGGCAAAAAAATCACAAGGTGAAAAAATATCCATGATAACCGCCTACGATTTCGCATTTGCGCAAATGGCGGAAGCTGCCGGGGTTGACCAGATTCTCGTTGGCGATAGTCTCGCGAACACCATGCTCGGTTACAAGAGCACGCGCGAAATCGGCATGAACGAAATGCTCATCTTCGTTGCAGCAGTCTGCCGTGGAGCTCCCAACACGCACGTGGTTGCCGACATGCCCTACCTGAGCGACAAGGATCCGCAAACGGCGTACGATAACGCTATGCGCTTCATGGACTTAGGGGCAGCAAGCATCAAGCTCGAAGGCACACCCGAAGGAGTCATCGAATTCCTACGCAGCAAAGACATTCCCGTGTGCGCACACCTCGGGCTACTCCCGCAAACCGCAGAGAACTTCAAACAGAAAGGCAAGACAGAAGAAGAAGCGCACGCCATCGAAGATGCTGCAAAGTTCGTCGACAGTCTCGGTTGCTTTGAAACTGTGCTCGAGCACATCCCTGAAGAACTCGGAAAGAAGATTACCCGCGAAGTAAAAAGTGTCACCATCGGTATCGGCGGCGGAAAATTTACGGACGGTCAGGTACTCGTGATGCACGACGCTCTCGGAATGCACCAGCGCAAGCTCCCTCCGTTCGCCACGAAGTTCGTGGACATGTTTGCTCTCGGAACCGAAGGGATCAAGAAATATATCGACAGCGTCAAAGCCAAGCAGTAAGCGGATTCCAGCGGTATCACTTTATATACAATTCTTTGAGCATCATTGAGTTACAATCAAACATCGGTATGTGTGCCGATGTTTTTTTCGTGCGTTAAAATCACATATAAACTAGAAAATAGGGTATCTGGAAGACAAAATTTTTCGAATGGCAAAAAATGACTTGTCAATACCCTTTAAAAAAAAAAATGAAAAAAATTTAAAAAAATGTTGATTATTTGTGAAAATAAAGTTATTTTATAGTCATCAAACAACAAACCCTCAAAAAAAGGAAGATAAAATGGCTACAACAACAAAGAAACCTGCCAAGAAACCCGCTACTGCTAAGAAGCCGGCCAAGAAGCCGTCTACTGCAAAGAAGCCGGCCAAGAAGCCGTCTACTGCTAAGAAGCCGTCTGCTGCTAAGAAGCCGGCCGCTGCTAAGAAGCCGGCCGCTGCTAAGAAGCCGTCTGCTGCCAAGAAGCCGTCTGCTGCTAAGAAGCCGGCCGCTGCCAAGAAGCCGTCTGCTGCTAAGAAGCCGTCCGCTGCTAAGAAGCCGGCCGCTGCCAAGAAGCCGTCTGCTGCCAAGAAGCCGGCTGCTGCTAAGAAGCCCGCTGCTGCTAAGAAGCCGGCTGCCAAGAAGTAATTCTTCCAAGGCTATTATGGAAAGGCTCCGCTTCGGCGGGGCCTTTTCTTTTTTAGCATGACTGCAAATACTATCTTTATAGTCATGATTTCAGAAGAAGACTTGACCAAGCAACAAAGCATTCCCTACGAGGAACGCATTTCCCGAATAGAAAAACTTCTCGAAGGCAAGGAGAAGCCAAGAGCGTTCGAACTCGGCTTGCTACTCGCCCTCAAGATGGGCCAAGAAATCCGCGAGAAGAAACCGCTCGGAAGCACCACGGCAAAGATGGTCGCCGAATGGAACAGAACTTACTCATCCTCGTTGGTTGAAGAAGCCATCGCCAGTGCGAAAGAATTCCTCACGAACCCGGCAAAGCTCGCCGAGAAAATCAAGGCGGGGATGAAAAAGATTGACGAGAAACGTGACGACGCCGATAAATCCGATGAAACAGAGTCGAAGGATTTGAGCGAGGGTGAAAATGGATAACAAACTCCAAGCCACCATCGACATCGGGAGCCACAGTTGCATCCTGCTGATAGCCGCATTCGAGGATAAGGTCACGGAGCAGGCCAAAGCAACCGAGAACAAAAAAGTTCTCGTGCCAAAACTCCAGAAGGTGGAAGTTTGCCGCCTGGGCGAAGACATTTACGAGTGTGGGCACATCACAGAAGCGAGGATCCAGGAACTCACGCAAATCATGACGAAGTTCCGCATGGACCTGCATGCCCTCGGTGCCGACCTCAAGGCAGTCGCCATGACCGAGGCCATGCGCCGCGCCAGCAATCCCGACGAAGTCATCGAAGCGGTGGAAAAAGCAATCTGGATGAAGCCCCGCATCATCTCCGGCGAAGAAGAAGGACGACTCACCTTCCGCTCCGTCAAGGAATGGCACGGCTCCGACATCGTCACTATCGACATCGGTGGCGGATCCACGGAACTGTGCAACGGCGAGACATCGCTTTCGATTCCCGTCGGTGCACTCAAGATGTTCAAGGCGATGGGTCCCATCCCCGGCCCCGAATACAAAAAGTTCGTCAAGGAAACTTTCAAGGAAGTCAGCTTCAAGGGAATGACCAAGAAACCCGTCTACCTTATCGGCGGAACGGGAACGGCACTTGCAATGGTGTTCCTCGACAAGCAAAAGTTTGACTACAAGGCCATCGAAGGCCTGGAAATGAGCATCACCGACCTGGAAAACGTCACCACGCGAATCACGAACCTCTCCAAAGAACTTCGCGCGATGCTCCCGGGACTTGAAAACGGAAGGCACGAAGTCATCATCTGCGGACTGTTCTGGTTGCGTTCCCTCCTGGAAAAACTCCGCGTCGAGACTTTCAAGATCAGTACGGCAGGCCTCCGCTTCGGTCTGCTCTACCCGCCGGAGCCGGAACCGGAAGAAAAGCCGAAGCCCAAGCGCGTTCCGCCCTGGATGAAGAACAAGCAAGAAGCCGCCCCGGAGGATTCCTCCACATGAGAATAAATAAGTACATATCTCTTTGCGGCATCGCAAGCCGCCGCGCCGCCGACACATTGATTGCCGACGGTCTTGTTCAGGTGAACGGAGAGACAATCACCGATCTCGGGCACCAAGTAGACGAGACCAAGGACAAAGTCATTGTCGATGGGAAACCGGCAAAGCTCCCCACCAAAACAAAGACCATCCTGTTCCACAAACCGCCCGGATGCGTTTGCACCAAGGTCGACCCGCAGGGCCGCCGCACCGTGTACGATTACCTGCCTCCCGGATTCCAACACCTCAAATATGTAGGCCGACTTGACTTGCAAAGCCGCGGGCTGTTGCTGTTCACCGACGATGGCGAACTGTTGCATAGGCTCACCCACCCCAGCTACGAAATCCCGCGCAGTTACTATGTGTGGACGACACGCCCCCTCAGCGATTCAGCCGCACAGAAACTGGTTGACGGCGTTGACATCCGCGACGAAAACGATCCCGATGCAGAAGAGGAAATCGCCTTCGCCACCGACGTCTACCTCGAAAACGGATTCGCCGAACTCGTGCTCACCGAGGGCAAGAACCGCGAAATCC
This genomic stretch from uncultured Fibrobacter sp. harbors:
- a CDS encoding lysophospholipid acyltransferase family protein, producing MFFKGRIAAAVFARVAYTVLKLAGWKRKTFLANAKHVSSALNCIPDYDKLLKNLTRHAGELLFRFGMFKRLPAALSAYPCRVDGWNFDIAEGSAEVLDKMRGGGIFLTAHYGNYEAIGPWLCCLGIPLKASYIPVKPAWLNRILEGRIRAVDGYRYSVDARTPREFLRLLDEGKLFCLLADQDSRIPSATDGIFLGKPVCNNPLPEFLLKHRPETPVFVCWMEERGNATKVLHAVEIQRESVMESYNEWLGERIAQNPTLWYGFTHRRFMSKAPERYEVDGRK
- a CDS encoding D-alanyl-lipoteichoic acid biosynthesis protein DltD gives rise to the protein MRFLLTGLVLLFVACSNSSSEFLDETEISSESSSSEVSIESSSSEISIEPSLEMEGMIAVHGDVVTLGSNDAKYRPSERPAMKVRLDYDYFLGIHEVTCGEYRKLAKKAKLKDFGKCENDSLPLSDVSYYDAVLFANAKSKSESKDTAYTYNGVEYDSEGHCTNLDAFMFHPETDAYRLPTEAEWVHAASQGWNPEKFSWNASNSQYHAHTVCSAGTDTLGFCDLAGNVKEWVNDWAGVFFDTTVTNYLGAPDGGDLNERVLKGGYFSEKASEMNVVARGDDYTVEASSRAERIGFRLAYGHILSPIWLDATGHAKKSIITPLANMESLKAYTGTYKTILAFRNDISGDLAYIDYNDGGMAVTEIEDTLEVYHPDISPDGMLVAFCTKPEGIAGKSALYVRDLNPEGSHLVKLNVKSAAIPRWRVLKNGDTVIVYVTDAGSNKDESAFSATSTWQVKFANGKFGTPKKLFDGAFHGGISEDNTLAVTGARLLRARIANSGSSLTEKARNTIWYDSEQACNASLAQDGSKRTAFLDFGGKPGRKFAGESYATHERILIADSNGKLIQTIKAPAGYTFDHSEWASDGATSNLVATLTNVDGAHKKIVLASPSDSSILELAEGEELWHPCLWVKKVNTSSSETSSVSNIPDIPNSSNSSDSSNIPESSNTSDTPDSSNTSGSSDIPDSTNTSDPTDTDEEIFKLDPDSAGIYYNSSGASPNALEYRYKLELLWQYRDSINVVIFGSSRALRGVAPIEFDKPVFAVNMAISATVINAHSPLFYNYVLPHCKKLKAIVLSLDLDRSSNDGKNNKNMFYEAYKSYPGHVYDMNHNYWKDYFPPKLASMTYEAPGRRDMAENFRPTRGFKSNMAHGWGEPVISDDSCWMDKRKSSFRKNFDLFVELLKTCKEKNIYVIGVLFPMNPKYAETGAYGYAGLRRSEVPAVIQEIADLQKTYPNFILMDENKMGNHDYTDDMADDYNHLSQTGAVQMTHRIDSLLKTLNINFGD
- a CDS encoding histidine triad nucleotide-binding protein, with the translated sequence MSENCLFCKIIKGEIPSKKIYEDDDVFAFYDIAPQAPVHFLVVPKRHISTIMDMKPEDCELVGKMLYRAQIIAKELGLEENGARFVFNCKADAGQTVFHIHLHVVGGQVMGWPPFPKE
- the recO gene encoding DNA repair protein RecO, translated to MIKSRAIVLHRYAYSDSSWIVKALTEEVGIVSFIVKGGKRKESPFKGALDPLALSEVVFRQNPNAELQFIKEATLIEWRKNLREDLLALAKAQVMAEILLRYAPQGVPLQSEFMLLEQATSELDQTGTNALHDNQGNYDTSTDLTQAQIPKSNIFARWLLDTCEAWGYSLDLATCSRCGKILDAPPADFIPETGAVICKDCIGTGMAHMREETSLGIWNLLTNNKITHSQYVENALLSYLRKHIGFLKEIKSLQFLNETRKLFSN
- the panB gene encoding 3-methyl-2-oxobutanoate hydroxymethyltransferase, whose protein sequence is MLTPEDLKAKKSQGEKISMITAYDFAFAQMAEAAGVDQILVGDSLANTMLGYKSTREIGMNEMLIFVAAVCRGAPNTHVVADMPYLSDKDPQTAYDNAMRFMDLGAASIKLEGTPEGVIEFLRSKDIPVCAHLGLLPQTAENFKQKGKTEEEAHAIEDAAKFVDSLGCFETVLEHIPEELGKKITREVKSVTIGIGGGKFTDGQVLVMHDALGMHQRKLPPFATKFVDMFALGTEGIKKYIDSVKAKQ
- a CDS encoding phosphatase, giving the protein MDNKLQATIDIGSHSCILLIAAFEDKVTEQAKATENKKVLVPKLQKVEVCRLGEDIYECGHITEARIQELTQIMTKFRMDLHALGADLKAVAMTEAMRRASNPDEVIEAVEKAIWMKPRIISGEEEGRLTFRSVKEWHGSDIVTIDIGGGSTELCNGETSLSIPVGALKMFKAMGPIPGPEYKKFVKETFKEVSFKGMTKKPVYLIGGTGTALAMVFLDKQKFDYKAIEGLEMSITDLENVTTRITNLSKELRAMLPGLENGRHEVIICGLFWLRSLLEKLRVETFKISTAGLRFGLLYPPEPEPEEKPKPKRVPPWMKNKQEAAPEDSST
- a CDS encoding pseudouridine synthase, which gives rise to MRINKYISLCGIASRRAADTLIADGLVQVNGETITDLGHQVDETKDKVIVDGKPAKLPTKTKTILFHKPPGCVCTKVDPQGRRTVYDYLPPGFQHLKYVGRLDLQSRGLLLFTDDGELLHRLTHPSYEIPRSYYVWTTRPLSDSAAQKLVDGVDIRDENDPDAEEEIAFATDVYLENGFAELVLTEGKNREIRRMMRAVGYEIRDLKRVSYCKIQLGELPAGEYRELTADEMNKLRQAVRMK